One Thunnus albacares chromosome 12, fThuAlb1.1, whole genome shotgun sequence genomic region harbors:
- the LOC122994137 gene encoding protein shisa-like-2A isoform X2, with protein MSAECSGYYSADGVFVDGFSCPKPGNAAAVYCCGFNDVKYCCDDPNSFFPYEYGYMWWLSIGALVGLSIAAVVLLAFLITVCVLCYLFIATKPSRLDNGLPLRVPGDPSEGSSHARVSCASGPQGFRKHFMSRKLHCDNQPPDPERLFQRCFTATVTGVKVESPS; from the exons ATGAGCGCTGAATGCAGCGGTTACTACAGCGCTGACGGTGTGTTTGTGGACGGTTTCTCCTGCCCCAAACCGGgaaatgctgctgctgtctaCTGTTGCGGATTTAATGATGTTAAGTATTGCTGTGATGATCCCAACAGTTTTTTCCCGTATGAGTATGGATACATGTGGTGGCTGAG taTTGGCGCTCTTGTTGGTCTGTCCATTGCAGCGGTGGTCCTTCTTGCCTTCCTCATCACCGTATGTGTCCTTTGCTACCTCTTCATCGCCACCAAACCCAGTCGTCTTGACAACGGCCTACCCCTCAGAGTGCcag GAGATCCCAGTGAGGGATCCAGTCATGCGAGAGTGAGCTGTGCCTCTGGTCCACAGGGATTCAGAAAGCACTTCATGAGCAGGAAGCTGCACTGTGATAATCAGCCGCCAGACCCTGAGCGTCTCTTCCAGAGGTGCTTCACTGCGACTGTCACCGGTGTAAAGGTGGAAAGTCCCTCATAA
- the LOC122994137 gene encoding protein shisa-like-2A isoform X1, giving the protein MSAECSGYYSADGVFVDGFSCPKPGNAAAVYCCGFNDVKYCCDDPNSFFPYEYGYMWWLSIGALVGLSIAAVVLLAFLITVCVLCYLFIATKPSRLDNGLPLRVPAGDPSEGSSHARVSCASGPQGFRKHFMSRKLHCDNQPPDPERLFQRCFTATVTGVKVESPS; this is encoded by the exons ATGAGCGCTGAATGCAGCGGTTACTACAGCGCTGACGGTGTGTTTGTGGACGGTTTCTCCTGCCCCAAACCGGgaaatgctgctgctgtctaCTGTTGCGGATTTAATGATGTTAAGTATTGCTGTGATGATCCCAACAGTTTTTTCCCGTATGAGTATGGATACATGTGGTGGCTGAG taTTGGCGCTCTTGTTGGTCTGTCCATTGCAGCGGTGGTCCTTCTTGCCTTCCTCATCACCGTATGTGTCCTTTGCTACCTCTTCATCGCCACCAAACCCAGTCGTCTTGACAACGGCCTACCCCTCAGAGTGCcag CAGGAGATCCCAGTGAGGGATCCAGTCATGCGAGAGTGAGCTGTGCCTCTGGTCCACAGGGATTCAGAAAGCACTTCATGAGCAGGAAGCTGCACTGTGATAATCAGCCGCCAGACCCTGAGCGTCTCTTCCAGAGGTGCTTCACTGCGACTGTCACCGGTGTAAAGGTGGAAAGTCCCTCATAA